In one window of Bos mutus isolate GX-2022 chromosome 13, NWIPB_WYAK_1.1, whole genome shotgun sequence DNA:
- the LOC102269132 gene encoding cystatin-C has product MVGSPRAPLLLLASLIVALALALAVSPAAAQGPRKGRLLGGLMEADVNEEGVQEALSFAVSEFNKRSNDAYQSRVVRVVRARKQVVSGMNYFLDVELGRTTCTKSQANLDSCPFHNQPHLKREKLCSFQVYVVPWMNTINLVKFSCQD; this is encoded by the exons ATGGTGGGCTCCCCGCGCGCCCCACTGCTCCTGCTGGCCTCCCTGATCGtcgccctggccctggccctggccgtGAGCCCCGCGGCAGCGCAGGGCCCTAGGAAGGGTCGCCTGCTGGGCGGCCTGATGGAGGCGGACGTCAACGAGGAGGGCGTGCAGGAGGCGCTGTCTTTTGCGGTCAGCGAGTTCAACAAGCGGAGCAACGACGCTTACCAGAGCCGCGTGGTGCGCGTGGTGCGCGCCCGCAAGCAG GTCGTGTCAGGGATGAACTATTTCTTGGACGTGGAGCTTGGCCGGACTACATGTACCAAGTCCCAGGCCAACTTAGACAGCTGTCCCTTCCATAACCAGCCGCACCTGAAGAGG GAAAAGCTGTGCTCCTTCCAGGTTTACGTCGTCCCATGGATGAACACCATCAACCTGGTGAAGTTTAGCTGCCAGGATTAA